A window of Marinobacter salarius contains these coding sequences:
- a CDS encoding energy transducer TonB — MGLKRRYLFAGALCALAFHAGAFLVVQGVLAHQPVLDVAADEGADGVFVTLASADMSPAENPSDTDPEPVQATPKEEPLQKPDSLQAPMPAPSPETKPEPLPEPELKPQPTPEPEPEPVEPVSTTSEPDRDVEEQEVPEISGADPAPTAEPNLAPAEDASATPATQADTGGVVNDEARYLQALLGHLNRYKRYPDSARRMRREGVVEVTFTVNRQGQVADARVVKSAGFRPLDDEVRDMLSRAVPLPGVPADYGRPELTVTLPVAFSLR, encoded by the coding sequence ATGGGCTTGAAGCGTCGGTATCTGTTTGCGGGTGCGCTCTGTGCACTGGCGTTTCATGCCGGAGCCTTTCTGGTCGTGCAGGGTGTATTGGCGCACCAGCCGGTGCTGGATGTGGCCGCGGATGAAGGGGCCGATGGTGTTTTTGTGACGCTGGCGAGTGCTGACATGTCGCCTGCTGAAAATCCTTCTGATACTGATCCGGAGCCGGTACAGGCCACCCCGAAAGAGGAGCCCCTGCAGAAGCCTGATTCCTTGCAGGCCCCCATGCCCGCGCCGTCGCCAGAAACAAAGCCAGAACCCCTGCCAGAACCAGAGCTCAAGCCACAACCAACGCCAGAGCCAGAGCCGGAGCCTGTCGAGCCAGTATCGACAACGTCAGAACCCGATAGGGACGTAGAGGAGCAGGAGGTGCCCGAAATCAGTGGCGCCGACCCGGCACCCACCGCAGAGCCTAACTTGGCCCCCGCCGAAGATGCCTCGGCAACCCCCGCGACACAGGCAGATACCGGTGGTGTGGTGAACGATGAAGCCCGTTATCTGCAAGCGTTACTGGGCCACCTGAACCGCTATAAACGTTACCCCGATTCTGCCCGCCGCATGCGTCGGGAAGGTGTGGTCGAGGTGACCTTTACGGTTAACCGGCAAGGCCAGGTGGCAGACGCCCGGGTGGTAAAGAGTGCGGGCTTTCGCCCCCTGGATGACGAGGTGCGGGATATGTTGTCCAGGGCGGTACCGTTACCCGGAGTGCCTGCGGATTATGGCCGGCCCGAGTTGACGGTGACCTTGCCCGTCGCCTTCTCCCTGCGGTAA